The following DNA comes from Amycolatopsis solani.
GGCGAGCGTGGTCATGCCTTGTCTCCGATCAGGTCCAGGTAGATGTCCTCCAGGCTGGGCCGGGTCACCGTCAGCCCCGCGAGCTCCCTACCCCCAGCAGAGAGCTCGGTGACGAGCTTGGTCGGGTACGCGGTGCGCTCGACGTGCTCGCCGCGTTCGTCGGTCCACCGCACGGTGGCTTCGGCGGCGGCGCGGCCACCCAGGTTCTGCGGGGTGTCCTGCGCGACGATCTCGCCGCGCGCGATCACGGCGACGCGGTCGGCGAGCGCTTCGGCCTCGTCGAGGTAGTGCGTGGTGAGCAGGATGGTGGTGCCCTCGGCGGCGAGATCGCTGATCAGCTTCCAGAACTGCCGCCGCGCTTCGGGGTCGAAGCCGGTGGTCGGCTCGTCGAGGAAGAGCAGCTCGGGCCGGCCGATGATGCCGAGCGCGACGTCGACGCGCCGGCGTTGCCCGCCGGAGAGCGACTTGACCCGTGCCTTGGCCTTTTCGGCGAGGCCGACCTTCTCGATGACCTCGTCGGGGTCGCGCGGGTCGGGGTAGTACTTCGCGAAGTGCCGCACGGTCTCGGCGACGCTCAGCTCGGCGGCGTCGTTGGCGGTCTGCAGCACGATGCCGATGCGCGACCGCCAGGCGCGGCCGGCCTTGCCGGGGTCCTCCCCGAGCACGGAGACCTCGCCGGCGGTGCGCCGGCGGTGGCCTTCCAGGATCTCGACGGTCGTGGTCTTCCCGGCGCCGTTGGGGCCGAGCAGGGAGAACACCTCGCCCGGGGCGATGTCCAGGTCCAGCCCGGCCACGGCCAGGTGACCGGGGTACTGCTTGCGCAGGCCGCGCACGCTCACTGCTGTGGTCATGGCTCCAGCCTGGCCCCCCGTGCCCTTGATCGTGAGCAACGCTCAGCTGAATCCGGCTGTCCACCGTTCGGTGGACACGGTCGTCAGCCGCGGCTGCTTGGTTCCACGGGAAACCACGAAAACGCTGTCATACAAGCAAAAACGGCTTCAATGCATGAACGTCCGGCCGCCACCAGCCGCCGCGCGGGTGAACGCGCTGTTGACAGGTTGTCTAACATGACAGAATGTCTCACAAGTGGGTGACCGCCAGCGACGGTGTCCGCCTCTCGGTCCACATCGACGGCCGGGACGACGGGCCCACGGTCGTGCTCGTGCACGGCTACCCCGACAACAGCTCGATGTGGGACGGGGTGACCGCGCTGCTCGGCGCGGACCACCGCGTCGTCACCTACGACGTCCGCGGGGCCGGGCAGTCGGACAAGCCGTCGGGACGCTCGTCCTACCGGCTGGACCAGCTGGCCGACGACCTGCGCGCGGTCGTCGAGGCGGTGCATCCGGCCGGGAAGGTGCACCTGGTCGCCCACGACTGGGGCTCGATCCAGACGTGGCACGCCGTCACGGGTGAGGGGCTGCGCGGCCGGATCGCGTCCTACACGTCGATCTCCGGGCCGAGTCTCGACCACGCGGGCGCCTGGTTCCGCGCGCAGCTCACGCGCCCGACGCCGAAGCGCCTCAAGAACGCGCTCAGCCAGTTCCTGCACTCGTGGTACATCCTGGCGTTCCAGGTGCCGCTGATCCCGGACGTGCTGTGGCGCACCGGCTTGCTGGGCAAGCAGATCCAGCGCATGGAACCCGACGCGGCGCCCCCGGAGAAGTCCGACGGCCTGCACGGGCTCGAGCTCTACCGCGCCAACATGTTCACCCGGCTTTCGCGGCCCGCCCCGCGGCCCGCCGACGTCCCGGTGCAGGTGCTCGCCCCGACCGGCGACGCCTACGTCACGACCCCGCTGCAGACCGAGGTCGCCCGCTGGGTCTCCGACCTGCGGATC
Coding sequences within:
- a CDS encoding ABC transporter ATP-binding protein, translated to MTTAVSVRGLRKQYPGHLAVAGLDLDIAPGEVFSLLGPNGAGKTTTVEILEGHRRRTAGEVSVLGEDPGKAGRAWRSRIGIVLQTANDAAELSVAETVRHFAKYYPDPRDPDEVIEKVGLAEKAKARVKSLSGGQRRRVDVALGIIGRPELLFLDEPTTGFDPEARRQFWKLISDLAAEGTTILLTTHYLDEAEALADRVAVIARGEIVAQDTPQNLGGRAAAEATVRWTDERGEHVERTAYPTKLVTELSAGGRELAGLTVTRPSLEDIYLDLIGDKA